The nucleotide window CCGCGATCCCGGAGATGGCGACCGTGTGGGACCCGTTCGGCAAGGCCGAGGCCGCCGTCATCGGTGGCGCCGACCCCAAGACGGCCCTGACCGCCGCCGCCAAGACGATCTCCGGCCAGATCAAGTAATGACTGCTCTTCTCGAGCGGGAGACCGCCCCGGACGAGGCCCGCCAGCCCGTCCGGGGCGGTATCACCGGCACCCTCTTCAAGGTCGTCCTGCTCGGGCTGGTCGCCGGGATCGCCGTCTGGGCGGCGTTCCCGCTGATCGCCGACGGGGCCTGGCTCGGCCTGGCGATCCTGCTGGCCACCACCGCCGGACTCTTCTACCTGTACCTGACGCCCCGGCACGTGCCGCTGAAGTACCTCGTGCCCGGCACGCTCTTCCTCGTCGTGTTCCAGCTCTTCCCCGTGCTGTACACGGCGGCGACCGCCTTCACGAACTTCGGCGACGGGCACCGCGGCGACAAACAGGACGCCGTCGTGGCCATCCAGACCTCGTCGGTCATCCGTGTGCCGGGCTCCATCGAGTACGCGCTGACGGTGGCCACCACCGGCGACCCGGCCACCGGCCCGCTCACGTTCCTGGTCACCGACCCGGCCACCCGCACGGTCTCGGCCGGCACCCTCGACGGCCTGGAGCCGCTGCCGGCCGGCGCCGCAACGGTGAACGCCTCCGGGCGGGTCACCGCCGCGGCCGGCTACACCGTGCTCAACGGCGGGCAGGCCAGCGCGCGCAGCCAGGAGATCACCGACCTGGCCGTGCCGACCGCCGGCGGCGCGATCCGGTCGCAGGGCCTGTCCCGGGCGTACGAGGGCAAGGCCGCCCGGGCGTACGACGCGGTCTGCGACTGCATCCGGGACACGGCCACCGGCAAGACCTGGGCCGCCGACGAGGAGATCGGCGCGTTCGTCGCCGCCGACGGCGAGCGCCTGGCGCAGGGCTGGCGGGTCGGCGTCGGGCTGAGCAACTTCACCCGGCTGCTCAGCGACTCGGCGATCTCCGGCCCGTTCGCCACCACGCTGGTCTGGAACCTGTTCTTCGCGATCGCGTCGACGGGCGGGACGTTCGTGCTGGGCCTGGCCTGCGCGCTGGCCATGCACACGCCGCGGATGCGCGGCCGCGGCGTCTACCGGCTGCTGCTGGTGCTGCCGTACGCGATGCCGTCGTTCGCGATGCTGCTGGTCTGGCGCGACATGTTCAACACGGACTTCGGCCTGATCAACAACCTGTTCGGCCTGGAGGTGGACTGGTTCGGCACGCCCGGGGCGGCGCGGGTCGCGGTGATCCTGGTGCAGCTGTGGCTGGGCTACCCGTACATGTTCCTGGTCGCCACCGGCGCGCTTCAGGCGATCCCGGCCGAGCTGTCCGAGGCGTCCCGGCTCGACGGCGCGTCGCCGTGGCAGTCGCTGCGGCAGGTCACCCTGC belongs to Amorphoplanes digitatis and includes:
- a CDS encoding ABC transporter permease subunit, which gives rise to MTALLERETAPDEARQPVRGGITGTLFKVVLLGLVAGIAVWAAFPLIADGAWLGLAILLATTAGLFYLYLTPRHVPLKYLVPGTLFLVVFQLFPVLYTAATAFTNFGDGHRGDKQDAVVAIQTSSVIRVPGSIEYALTVATTGDPATGPLTFLVTDPATRTVSAGTLDGLEPLPAGAATVNASGRVTAAAGYTVLNGGQASARSQEITDLAVPTAGGAIRSQGLSRAYEGKAARAYDAVCDCIRDTATGKTWAADEEIGAFVAADGERLAQGWRVGVGLSNFTRLLSDSAISGPFATTLVWNLFFAIASTGGTFVLGLACALAMHTPRMRGRGVYRLLLVLPYAMPSFAMLLVWRDMFNTDFGLINNLFGLEVDWFGTPGAARVAVILVQLWLGYPYMFLVATGALQAIPAELSEASRLDGASPWQSLRQVTLPLLMIALTPLLISSFAYNFNNFNAIYLTTEGAPFPVDNPLNGATDLLITYTYRLAFGGSGAQYGFAAAVSIFIFLIVAIISIVSFRRTRAQEEVYS